One genomic window of Chanos chanos chromosome 13, fChaCha1.1, whole genome shotgun sequence includes the following:
- the prc1a gene encoding protein regulator of cytokinesis 1a, translated as MRKSEVHAAESVACLNKALGRLKDIWEEIGIPEDQRFQRTDAVKMHIKNLLDMMIAEEEGLKKRLLASIASCRKELDILCEELHLAPFEEEEGCTMLQLEKDIRTRLKVMMKQKTERLQELKALRKEDQELCDILCSPLYSIDPDRVPSSEELESYRQYLLTLSQEKVRRHAEFVGIKRQIIACMEELEQVPDTSFERDVVCEDEEAFCLSTDNITALKVLLAQLESRKADTEALCQSLRGRIQELWERLQVPQEERDGMHEHMTSSRKKNVDALQLEVQRLEELKIKNIQNVIEAIRAEIALFWEKCFYSPDQRRSFTPYYSDDFSEELLSLHEAEVLTLRKNYEDHKELYDGVTSWRTNWILFQELERKATDPSRFNNRGGNLLKEEKQRADLQKSLPKLEKNLKAQIDQWEEEQGREFLVNGQKFLQYVEEQWALYRMEREREKLERQMRKNKQTEEDMLYGTALRTPTKRRLAGTPTPGKTRKMNTTSSISSSTPNSTLRSICQSPVLRPPLSASKIGLGLRTPGRGRTPRALERNKENMSHLSGALRTMAASPQKNHSINSVASTYSEFARELSRASKSNPKTGLLNSTITH; from the exons ATGAGAAAAAG TGAGGTGCATGCCGCAGAGTCCGTGGCATGTTTGAATAAAGCCCTGGGTCGTCTGAAGGACATCTGGGAAGAGATCGGAATCCCGGAGGACCAGAGATTCCAGCGAACAGATGCGGTTAAGATGCATATTAAA AATCTTTTAGACATGATGATTGCCGAGGAGGAGGGTCTGAAGAAACGACTGCTGGCCAGCATTGCCTCCTGTCGTAAGGAACTAGACATTCTCTGTGAGGAACTTCATCTTGCTCCTTTTGAG gagGAGGAAGGCTGCACCATGCTGCAGTTAGAGAAGGACATTCGCACTCGTCTGAAGGTGATGATGAAGCAGAAGACGGAGCGCCTGCAGGAGCTGAAGGCCCTGCGCAAGGAGGATCAGGAGCTGTGTGATATCCTCTGCTCCCCTCTCTACTCCATTGACCCTGACCGCGTCCCCTCctcagaggagctggagagctACCGCCAGTACCTCCTTACTCTCAGCCAGGAGAAG GTGCGGCGGCATGCAGAGTTTGTGGGCATTAAGCGACAAATCATCGCGTGCATGGAGGAGTTAGAGCAGGTTCCTGATACCAGCTTTGAGAGAGATGTGGTttgtgaggatgaggaggctttctgtctctccacagacaacatCACGGCCCTCAAAGTGCTGCTCGCTCAg ctGGAGAGTCGTAAGGCAGACACGGAGGCCCTGTGCCAGTCGTTGAGAGGCCGTATCCAGGAGCTGTGGGAGAGACTGCAGGTCcctcaggaggagagagacggCATGCACGAGCATATGACCAGCTCTAGGAAGAAGAACGTGGATGCT tTGCAGTTAGAGGTACAGCGCCTGGAGGaactgaagattaaaaacaTCCAGAATGTAATAGAGGCCATCAGAGCAGAAATAGCTTTGTTCTGGGAGAAGTGCTTCTATAGTCCAGACCAGAGACGGTCCTTCACGCCATATTACAGCG ACGATTTCAGTGAGGAGCTGCTGAGTCTCCACGAGGCTGAGGTGCTGACGCTGAGGAAGAACTACGAGGACCATAAAGAGCTGTACGATGGAGTGACCAGCTGGAGGACCAACTGGATCCTGTTTCAGGAACTTGAG AGAAAGGCGACGGACCCATCTCGCTTCAACAACAGAGGAGGAAACCTGCTCAaagaagagaagcagagagctgACCTGCAGAAGAGTTTACCTAAG CTGGAGAAGAATCTGAAGGCTCAGATTGACCAGtgggaggaggagcagggcagGGAGTTCCTGGTGAATGGACAGAAGTTCCTGCAGTACGTGGAAGAGCAGTGGGCGCTCTATCgcatggagagggagagagagaaactggaaagG CAAATGAGGAAGAATAAGCAAACCGAGGAGGATATGCTGTATGGTACAGCCCTGAGGACTCCCACCAAGAGAAGACTGGCAGGAACCCCCACACCAGGCAAAACACGAAAG aTGAATACCACCTCCAGCATCTCCAGCTCCACCCCTAACAGCACCCTGCGCTCCATCTGCCAGTCACCAGTCCTTAGACCTCCCCTGTCAGCCAGCAAG ATAGGCCTGGGCCTGCGGACCCCGGGCAGAGGCAGGACTCCTCGGGCTCTGGAGAGGAACAAGGAGAACATGTCTCATCTGAGCGGTGCGTTACGCACGATGGCGGCAAGCCCTCAGAAAAACCACAGCATAAACTCAGTGGCCAGCACGTACTCTGAGTTTGCG CGAGAACTGTCACGGGCCTCAAAATCTAACCCTAAAACAGGACTCCTGAACTCCACCATCACGCACTGA
- the spi1a gene encoding transcription factor PU.1a translates to MVHYRMDGYVISQPPEEMITYESDLRPPFDFYPYLSTESNVHGEPGWEYQPIHPHPSELETAPGSHFTELHPSHYRYGDMESYHVPLDPSMGGLLPGVPQQLAYISHPLRYQPSPAVHCSTDEEDMGGRSPPFEVSEGEDEHVDRHASTSSAESGNKRKVRLYQFLLDLLQDGDMKECIWWVDRERGTFQFSSKHKETLANRWGHQKGNRKRMTYQKMARALRNYGKTGEVKKVKKKLTYQFSGEVLRRLSAERRLYQH, encoded by the exons ATGGTACATTACAGAATGGACGGCTATGTCATTTCACAG CCACCTGAGGAAATGATCACGTATGAGTCTGATTTGAGGCCGCCATTTGACTTCTACCCGTATCTCAGCACTGAAAGCAACGTACATGGAG agcctgGGTGGGAGTACCAGCCCATACATCCACATCCTAGCGAGCTGGAGACTGCTCCAGGAAGTCATTTCACGGAGCTACACCCATCCCACTATCGCTATGGCGACATGGAATCGTACCACGTCCCACTGGACCCCAGTATGGGCGGGCTTCTCCCTGGAGTTCCTCAACAG TTAGCATACATCTCCCATCCACTGCGCTACCAGCCTTCCCCTGCTGTCCACTGCAGCACGGATGAGGAGGACATGGGGGGACGTAGTCCTCCTTTCGAGGTGTCTGAGGGAGAGGACGAGCACGTGGATCGGCATGCCAGCACCTCCAGCGCAGAATCTG GAAACAAGAGGAAAGTCCGCCTGTACCAGTTCCTACTGGACCTGCTGCAGGACGGGGACATGAAAGAGTGCATTTGGTGGGTGGACAGAGAACGGGGAACGTTCCAGTTCTCCTCCAAACACAAGGAGACCCTGGCGAACCGTTGGGGTCATCAGAAGGGCAACCGTAAGAGAATGACCTATCAGAAGATGGCTAGGGCCCTGCGGAACTACGGCAAGACAGGGGAGGTCAAAAAGGTGAAGAAAAAGCTAACTTACCAATTCAGTGGGGAGGTGCTGAGGAGGTTGTCTGCAGAGAGAAGGCTGTACCAGCACTAA
- the LOC115826647 gene encoding ubiquitin-associated protein 1-like → MNALDELPFKIPVGDLDEPLEMQPITVPDIQIPDYRQILRETEYEFSLENWVLTGQQAGYCKNPRSAQRLNVGAGAAPSCPPYWLMFSSPQQSRLGRHRSGEFWDRGRRPRSLSLSSADSRWLPPHRSVKFLISDSECDAGGYSEDDEGSSTEEDCLARSSKTRERPQSAGPKQGLSRLRELKKNTDPHVSHPSSPRGHHRSKTSVQELRQASLPVKEQPKLSSPRPADHGARPSRRKPNVLWSGGKRHSSTQQRVNTSTSTSTFKQTRPSSAGPAPSTRRQKPSMQSARPKTSHGRGSARDSSTELLCALSQDERELLEAITAQGYPVCTAIMALQRTGCRSPEQILSYLVACEHLCELGYDKTQVEEALEMFQNCETKAAEFLRLLAQFNEMGFQQNAIKEVLLVHENHRERALEELMTRVS, encoded by the exons ATGAATGCTCTTGATGAACTTCCCTTTAAAATTCCCGTGGGTGATCTAGACGAACCCCTGGAAATGCAGCCAATCACAGTTCCAGACATCCAGATTCCCGACTACCGTCAAATACTCCGGGAGACAGAG TATGAGTTTAGTCTGGAGAACTGGGTCTTGACTGGACAACAGGCGGGCTACTGTAAAAACCCGAGATCTGCCCAGCGGCTGAACGTTGGTGCTGGTGCAGCTCCCTCCTGCCCCCCCTACTGGCTGATGTTCAGCAGCCCCCAGCAGAGCCGGCTCGGTCGCCACAGGAGCGGGGAATTCTGGGACCGCGGGCGACGCCCACGCAGCCTCAGTCTGAGTTCGGCGGACTCCCGTTGGCTGCCCCCGCATCGCTCCGTCAAATTCCTCATCTCCGACTCGGAGTGCGACGCTGGTGGATACTCCGAGGATGACGAAGGCTCCTCTACGGAGGAAGACTGCTTAGCCCGCTCCTCGAAGACCAGGGAGAGACCTCAGAGCGCGGGACCCAAACAGGGCCTCTCCCGTCTCAGGGAGCTCAAGAAGAACACGGATCCTCACGTGTcacacccctcctcccctcGTGGGCACCACCGCTCCAAGACCTCTGTCCAGGAGCTCCGTCAGGCCTCCCTGCCCGTTAAGGAACAGCCGAAGCTGAGCAGCCCGCGGCCGGCGGATCACGGCGCGAGACCCTCCAGGAGGAAGCCCAACGTGCTGTGGTCTGGCGGGAAAAGGCACTCGTCGACTCAGCAGAGAGTCAACACAAGCACCTCCACGTCCACCTTCAAACAGACCAGGCCTTCTTCCGCTGGCCCTGCTCCCTCTACCCGACGCCAGAAACCCTCCATGCAA AGTGCGCGGCCCAAGACCTCCCATGGTCGCGGTTCAGCGCGGGACTCGTCTACAGAACTGCTGTGTGCACTGAGCCAGGATGAGAGAGAGCTACTGGAGGCCATTACGGCTCAGGGCTACCCTGTATGCACCGCCATAATGGCTCTACAAAGGACTGGCTGCCGAAGCCCAGAACAG ATCCTGAGTTACCTGGTGGCATGTGAGCATCTGTGTGAACTGGGCTATGACAAAACTCAGGTGGAGGAAGCACTGGAGATGTTTCAGAACTGTGAAACCAag gctGCTGAGTTCCTGCGTCTCTTGGCTCAGTTTAATGAGATGGGCTTCCAGCAGAATGCCATTAAAGAGGTACTGCTGGTCCATGAGAACCACAGGGAGAGAGCCCTGGAGGAACTCATGACCCGAGTCTCTTGA